From the Planktothricoides raciborskii GIHE-MW2 genome, the window GGGTTACAGAAATATCGGATAAATAAAATATTTAAATAAAAGATTAATTAAATCGATTTTGGGCTTCCACCAGCCCGACTTCAGCCACCGCAGGCTGAGAACTAATAATTAACTCTAATTCAGGAATCACATCAATAATAATTTGCCCTTCCCTAATGCGGAGAATATTTTTTCTCGCCATTCTTGTAGTTGCTCTTCACTTTCTGTTAAGATTTGTTCGATTAATTCTCTAAAAGCATTGATTAAGGCTGAGTAGGGAATATGAGTTGGCAATTGATCGAATTTACCACTAATAAAATAGCCCCGTTTGGCGATAATGGCTTTGTGAATTTCTGCCACTAACGCTGATTTGCCGATACCGGAATATCCGCTAATAAGCATTATTTAATTGGAGAGAATTACCCCGTATCCATGAGCGATCGCCGGTTCTTTGCCCAGACTACTGCTAACTCGTTCAAAGGCACTAATTAACTCAGCAATTTCCGCTTCTCTGCCATAGAGTTTTTGGAAAATATGGAATTGATCGGCAAAATTCCACGCTCCCAAAGCAAAGGGTTCAATAAAACCAAGGGCATTAAACTGCCTTTGACATTCTTGTAAATCCGTCAGGAAACCCCAAGCACTTTGATAACGTTCTTCCGCATTTTCGCCATCAATTTCAGCACAATGTTAGCTAAATTTGAGGTAATTTCGGGACAAATAGAGGAGATGGGGGTTGGGTGGCTAAATGACAGTGGACTAATTCCAGTGGATCTTGGCTGGTAAATGGCAGTTTTCCCGTGAGGAGTTCGTAAAAAGTAACCCCAAGAGAGTAAAAGTCACTGCGATAATCAATTACCCGGTTCATCCTGCCAGTTTGTTCTGGGGAAATATAAGATAAAGTTCCCTCTAAAACATGGGGATTTTTAACTGTGGGATTTTCTCGACTCAGTTGGGTGGCAATGCCAAAATCAATTATTTTCACCTCATTGGTAGAGGGGTTGATGATAATATTACTGGGATTAATATCTTTGTGAATAATGTTGCCACCGTGAATTTCGCCAACAATCTTGGTAATTTGAATGGCGATCGCCAAGAATTTAAGTAAAGGTAGAGGACGACCTGCCAGATATTTCTTTAAGGAGATGCCCCCAATGTCCTGAAACACCAAAAAAGGCTTTTGTTGATGGTATTCCAGGCTATCTACTTTGACGACGCCGGGGAGGGAGAGATTTTGCGCGATATTGCATCCGCAACGCTGACGCGATATTGCATCCGCAACGCTCCTGCGCGAACGCATCAAAAAAACCCCCAGTCTCATCAACAGACCAGGGGTTAAACATTAGAAATGAAAGGTGAAATCAGAAGTTAGGAACGCTTGTAAGGCACCACATCCTCACGGAAGTAGCGGCCATACTCTGCACCATCCACCAAAGCATCCACAGCGGCAGCCAATCCTTGGTCTAACATCAACTGCTCACACTGATTCACTTCTGGGGTAGCGCCAGGAAGTATGGAACTGCGACCCAACAGGTGACGGCACAACAACTCAGCGGCCTTCGGTGCCGGATAAGGAGTCACAAACCGAGCCTTGTAAGCATCGGAACTGGCCAACTGGCGGACAAACTCGCGCACGGAAATTTCTCCGTTGCGGAGTTTAGCTTCAGCGTCCAACAAGCGAAACTCTTGGGGAATTTCCTCAGAGTAAACATCCATAATCTGTTGATAGATTGCTTGGATGCCTTCTTCCACTTGCTCCACACCACTGTTCGGCGCGATCCGGTGAATCCGGGCGGCTTTCTGGACGGCCACCGGCTGAGGGCTGACGCCGTTCACCGATCGCCCGATTTCCACCACATCAAATTGAGCAGCGGATTCGGTGGTCTGAGACATACCAGACTTCACCGGCTTAAAGCTGGGCACAACGATATCTTTACTTTGCTTGGTTAGCTGGTTGTAAAGAATTTCCGTATTCGGGAAGTTAGCCGCAGGCAGGGTCGGGAAGCGGCAGAACGGCACGGTATCTTCATTAAAGGCTTGGAGATATTCCATGCTGTTCACCATTGCGGTGATGAAACCACGCAGACCTTGAGCCGCGAGAATCTGGTTATACTTGCGAATTTCCTGCTGATTCAAGGGCGCACGACCCAAGAAATGCTTGGTGCCGAGTTCAATCACCTTGGTATTGGGATAGGGAGTGTAGAACTCTTTAACATAGAGTTTGGAACAACCTAAGCCTTCAATGAATTCCTTAACGGTGATTTCCCCATTCCGCAGTTTGCTTTCCAGGACGCTGAACTCGTTCTTGATGATATAAGGATCGAGATCGCGCTCAAAGATTTGCCGGTAAGCCGCCAGAATGACGTTTTGGGCTTCCACGGGAGTCCGGTTGGTGAGCTTGAACACCTTGGTTTGCTCGCGCCGCTTGCTGACCCCTTGGGCAATCCGCATTTCCACATCGGGCAAGCTGCGATCGCCCACCGCACCCAGTTCGATAAACAGCGGGGTTTCTTCCTTAACAATCTTGAGATTCTTATCGGCAATGCTGCCAACACGGGTACTGCGTAAGGATTGACCCGCTGGAGTCAGATAGCGCTCATAAGGAACGGTATCTTCCCCAAAAGCTTCCTCATATTCTTTGCTATCGATAATTGCATCGACCAAAGCATAGAAACCTTTCTTCGCCGAGATATCAAAATAGGCATTCATCTCTTGACGACCATAAGTAGGACGTCCTAATAAACGCCGATGGATATACTCGATCGCCTTACAGACGTACAGGGGAGTCCAGTACAGTTTCAGGAAAGCTGGAGACTTAGCGATTTGGCGAATAAATTCGCGCATGGTGATTTCGCGGTTTTCCAACTTAATCTCTGCCACTGTCAGACGCTGACCCGAATACACGGGACGGCCAAAGACTTGGCGGTAAGCGGCATCAATCACCGTTTGGGTGCTGGCTTCAATCCCACTGATATTGGCACTACGGGCGCGATCGCGAGGAACTCCAGTCAACTTAAACACCTTAGCGCCCAAAGAACCGGGATTTTCACCCCGTGCCCCTGGGTTGCTCAACTGGTTATTAATTCCCGGTCCTTGATGAATCAGAATCCGGCGACTATCCTTACCAAACGGTGCGGGACGGTTCTTGGGATTCCGGGTTTCTTTCGGGAAAATCGCGCCAAACTGGATTTCCAGAGGATCGTTGCCACTGCCATAGGGATGCTGATCCGGCAACGGCTGGGTGTAATCCGCAAACAGAGTAATAAACTGTGGCACCTTGCGGAAGGGAGCGCTGTAATTAAACAGGTCAAACTGCACGCCCCAGTTGCGGCATTCTTGAGCCTCTTGGCCCAAACCGCGCAGGTAAGGCACCGTTTCCTCACCAAAGTAGTCAGAATACTCTTGGGAATCTACCAAGGCATCGACCAATGCGGATAAACCGCCACTAGAAACAATTGAGAAATATTTATTAAACTCTTCGCGGCTAGAAAGACCCCGGCCCAAGAAGTGCCGATGAGCCAATTCCACCACCCGGCTATTCACAAACGGGTCATAAAACTGTTTTTGGTATAGAGGCGATTTGCCCAAACGACGGACAAACTCTTTCATAGAGATATCGCCATTTTTTACCTGAGACTCCAGGTAAGACAGGCTCAAGCCATAAGCACGAGTAATATCCCGCTCAAAGATTTGCCGATAAGCTGCCTTCACCACTGATTGTTTTTCAGAGAAAGACAAACCGGGCTTCATCACAAATTTTTGCCGACGCTCAGATGCATTGAAATAAATCTGAGGCAGTTCTAGACCTTGTTGATCGGTTGAAGGCCGTTGGCGCAACTTATTAGAAGGAGTAGAACCTTGGAACTCAGTTAATACCAAGTCAAAGCATTGACCGACAAGGCTTTGAGCTTCTGCATCTCCCTTGAAATAAGACAAACTGGCTTGTCTCATTCCTTGGATGGCCACAATAGTCGCCGCCGAAGAACAAGCCCCTTCAATGATTTCCCGCAGTCCGCGCACGTTCACCGAGAGAATATTCATATCCCCGGCCACGATCGCGTAGGTAATATAACGCAAGAACCAAGACAAATCCCGCAAGGATTTGGTCATATTGGATGGACCATAGCGGGAAACGTTAATCGGTTGGAACCCTGGGGGAATTGGTCCACCGCCTGGGGCTGTGGAAAAAATCTCACCCAACCGGCTAAAGATATTGCCACCGCTGGATTTACTTTCCACATAGGTGACAGTTCCCAGTTTCATCCCTTCTTGCAGGGTCATCGGATCGCCTGCTTTGGTCATTTCCATTGGGCGATCGTCCGCTGGCTTTTCTAAGAAAGCCAAGGGAGAACCCCCAGTGAAAATCCGGTTCGCACCACGAGACACAATCAGTTCTGAGTTTTGAGTCAGGACTTCCGCAATCTCTAACCGCTTGGTGCCGGATTGAAAAAATACTTGCAGTTCGCTTAATTCAGAATTATCTGGGAAGCGATCTTGTTGTTCCGCTTGCGAAATGGTTGCAACGGCCACTGTTTGATATAGTTGCGGACGTGCAACTGAGCTTCCACCACTTGCCTTTACACTCATGCGATTTCAAAAACTCCCAACACAGATATTACTAGATTCAACCGAACTCATATAGTTAATCGGCACTTTCACTCCAGTCATGGTTAACAATTCCAGAGTGCCTTCCCTCGATTCGGGGACGGTGAATCATGCCATTGGTTCGACCGTCTGGGTTTAATCAACACAATCTTATTTAGATTAAAACGATTCGGCCTTAACCTCTCAATTATTAAGAATTGTGTAGAAATCTTACGATAGACCCACCATTGGATCTTATGGGTTCATGGGAAAAACTGAGAAAAAAGATAACTTTTGTTACGCTTTCATTGCAAATTACTAACTGCTTATAGAAAAAGAGGAGTTCTAAAGCTTTCGCGGATTACCCGATCGCCCAGCGATCGCGAGTCACGGGCAACTACCAAGCGATCGCCCATTGGAGCCTACTGATTCCTTTGATAATTGGGAAAACGGGTAAAAATCGTTAAATTTACCCCGGCAAATTACGGAAAAATCACCTCGGATTTTGGCAATATTTGCGGAAAACTGACCGAACAAAAAAGGTAAAAAAATTTTTTCCTATTGCACGATAAAAAAAGTCGATAAAAGGTTAAAATAATCGGGAAAATAACCATCATCAATCACGGATAAATTATGAATTCTGAAAGTAACATTAGTCAGGCAGTCCAACAACTTTATGATACTTACCCGTTTCCCCCAGAAACCCTCTTAGATGAACCCCCACCGGGATATAACTGGCGCTGGAATTGGCCGGTTGCTTATAGTTTTTGCACCGGACAAAAACCAAAAAATCAGGCCATTCGGATTCTTGATGCCGGTTGTGGTACTGGGGTGGGAACCGATTATTTAGTTCACCTCAACCCGGAAGCCCATATCACCGCTATTGATTTAAGTAGCGGGGCATTGGAGGTCGCCCAAGAACGCTGTCAACGTTCTGGGGCAGACCGGGTGACATTTCATCATTTAAGTATTTATGATGTGGGTCAACTGGAGGGAGAATTTGATTTAATTAATTGTGTCGGGGTACTGCATCATTTACCCGATCCAATTCGGGGGATTAAAGCTTTGGCGTCTAAGTTGGCGCAGGGGGGTTTATTTCATATTTTTGTCTATGCAGAGTTAGGTCGCTGGGAAATTCAACTGATGCAGAAAGCGATCGGGCTGTTACAACAAAATTCTAGCCTCGATCGACCCACAGGCGAAACCTATCAAGAAGGGGTGAAAATTGGGCGGCAAATTTTTGCCGCATTACCAGAAAATAACCGGATTTTGAAACGGGAAAAAGAACGTTGGGCAATGGAAAATCACCGGGAT encodes:
- a CDS encoding class I SAM-dependent methyltransferase, translating into MNSESNISQAVQQLYDTYPFPPETLLDEPPPGYNWRWNWPVAYSFCTGQKPKNQAIRILDAGCGTGVGTDYLVHLNPEAHITAIDLSSGALEVAQERCQRSGADRVTFHHLSIYDVGQLEGEFDLINCVGVLHHLPDPIRGIKALASKLAQGGLFHIFVYAELGRWEIQLMQKAIGLLQQNSSLDRPTGETYQEGVKIGRQIFAALPENNRILKREKERWAMENHRDASFADMYVHPQEIDYNIDTLFEFIDASGLEFLGFSNVDYWNLERLLGKEPELMERAKQLSDRQRYRLIELLDPEVTHYEFFLTRPPLAIADWSNDEALKAAYPEISPCLHGWPSTQVFDYNYQIVDFSPAEFEFLQACETANSSETAKKTIAEILAKVDLDLDGVRSLQKRQIILLSPAQG
- a CDS encoding serine/threonine-protein kinase — translated: MRSRRSVADAISRQRCGCNIAQNLSLPGVVKVDSLEYHQQKPFLVFQDIGGISLKKYLAGRPLPLLKFLAIAIQITKIVGEIHGGNIIHKDINPSNIIINPSTNEVKIIDFGIATQLSRENPTVKNPHVLEGTLSYISPEQTGRMNRVIDYRSDFYSLGVTFYELLTGKLPFTSQDPLELVHCHLATQPPSPLFVPKLPQI
- a CDS encoding AAA family ATPase, with the translated sequence MLISGYSGIGKSALVAEIHKAIIAKRGYFISGKFDQLPTHIPYSALINAFRELIEQILTESEEQLQEWREKIFSALGKGKLLLM
- a CDS encoding phycobilisome rod-core linker polypeptide, which encodes MSVKASGGSSVARPQLYQTVAVATISQAEQQDRFPDNSELSELQVFFQSGTKRLEIAEVLTQNSELIVSRGANRIFTGGSPLAFLEKPADDRPMEMTKAGDPMTLQEGMKLGTVTYVESKSSGGNIFSRLGEIFSTAPGGGPIPPGFQPINVSRYGPSNMTKSLRDLSWFLRYITYAIVAGDMNILSVNVRGLREIIEGACSSAATIVAIQGMRQASLSYFKGDAEAQSLVGQCFDLVLTEFQGSTPSNKLRQRPSTDQQGLELPQIYFNASERRQKFVMKPGLSFSEKQSVVKAAYRQIFERDITRAYGLSLSYLESQVKNGDISMKEFVRRLGKSPLYQKQFYDPFVNSRVVELAHRHFLGRGLSSREEFNKYFSIVSSGGLSALVDALVDSQEYSDYFGEETVPYLRGLGQEAQECRNWGVQFDLFNYSAPFRKVPQFITLFADYTQPLPDQHPYGSGNDPLEIQFGAIFPKETRNPKNRPAPFGKDSRRILIHQGPGINNQLSNPGARGENPGSLGAKVFKLTGVPRDRARSANISGIEASTQTVIDAAYRQVFGRPVYSGQRLTVAEIKLENREITMREFIRQIAKSPAFLKLYWTPLYVCKAIEYIHRRLLGRPTYGRQEMNAYFDISAKKGFYALVDAIIDSKEYEEAFGEDTVPYERYLTPAGQSLRSTRVGSIADKNLKIVKEETPLFIELGAVGDRSLPDVEMRIAQGVSKRREQTKVFKLTNRTPVEAQNVILAAYRQIFERDLDPYIIKNEFSVLESKLRNGEITVKEFIEGLGCSKLYVKEFYTPYPNTKVIELGTKHFLGRAPLNQQEIRKYNQILAAQGLRGFITAMVNSMEYLQAFNEDTVPFCRFPTLPAANFPNTEILYNQLTKQSKDIVVPSFKPVKSGMSQTTESAAQFDVVEIGRSVNGVSPQPVAVQKAARIHRIAPNSGVEQVEEGIQAIYQQIMDVYSEEIPQEFRLLDAEAKLRNGEISVREFVRQLASSDAYKARFVTPYPAPKAAELLCRHLLGRSSILPGATPEVNQCEQLMLDQGLAAAVDALVDGAEYGRYFREDVVPYKRS